One part of the Paraglaciecola sp. L3A3 genome encodes these proteins:
- a CDS encoding cytochrome P450 codes for MKISDIKDPFVEARQQKGYAQVSDQDDPVTMMLRLKDVRKCAHNAKTFSSEDIPGRIVVPSEVNIRTTRQIPFEVDPPKHKGFRGLLDPWFKRPLEDDYKQKLHSIVDKLVTENLAGNSVEVIKEFSLVLQSRALTLLLNTPFEDSKLWISWGTHVFRSEGDALDGDKAQVLYDYLDEKLDEALANPSDDLFSVLLGAEVDGKKMSKEEAKGVLILTFAGGRDTVINAVSNTIAYLADHPESLQRLRDEPEIRGRAIEEFIRYFSPLTHMGRVVKEDTQVCEHAAKADTRISLCWASANRDETVFENPNEIVLDRKLNPHVGFGFSHHNCLGATHARQILSTLIDVFCEKVSTIDLLDAQDNIEHWDDFDRKVGYENLTVKFNKA; via the coding sequence ATGAAAATAAGCGACATTAAAGATCCTTTTGTAGAAGCAAGACAACAAAAAGGTTATGCACAAGTAAGTGATCAAGATGATCCCGTCACCATGATGTTAAGACTTAAAGACGTCAGAAAATGTGCACATAATGCTAAAACCTTTAGCTCGGAAGATATTCCTGGACGCATAGTGGTGCCGTCTGAAGTGAACATTCGTACTACCAGACAAATTCCATTTGAAGTGGATCCTCCAAAACATAAAGGGTTTAGAGGCCTACTTGACCCATGGTTTAAACGTCCACTGGAAGACGACTACAAACAAAAACTTCATAGCATTGTTGATAAATTAGTGACTGAAAATTTGGCTGGTAATTCAGTTGAAGTGATTAAAGAATTTTCTTTAGTTCTGCAATCTAGAGCTCTGACTTTATTACTTAACACCCCCTTTGAAGACTCAAAATTATGGATCAGCTGGGGAACTCACGTATTTAGAAGTGAAGGCGATGCCTTAGACGGCGACAAAGCACAAGTATTATACGATTACCTCGATGAGAAACTTGACGAAGCTCTAGCTAATCCAAGTGACGACTTATTTTCTGTATTATTGGGCGCAGAAGTCGATGGTAAAAAAATGAGCAAAGAAGAAGCCAAAGGTGTACTCATATTAACTTTTGCTGGCGGCAGAGACACAGTTATCAATGCAGTATCAAATACCATTGCTTATTTAGCTGACCACCCTGAATCATTGCAACGTTTACGTGATGAGCCAGAAATCAGAGGCCGAGCAATTGAAGAATTTATTCGTTATTTCTCCCCTCTTACCCATATGGGCCGAGTAGTAAAAGAAGACACTCAAGTCTGCGAACATGCAGCCAAAGCCGACACTCGCATATCTCTGTGTTGGGCGTCAGCTAACCGTGATGAAACGGTATTTGAAAACCCGAACGAAATTGTACTAGACCGCAAATTAAACCCCCATGTAGGGTTTGGTTTTAGTCATCATAACTGCCTTGGCGCCACCCATGCACGGCAGATATTAAGCACCTTGATTGATGTGTTTTGTGAAAAAGTCAGCACCATAGATTTACTAGACGCCCAAGATAATATCGAGCATTGGGACGATTTCGACCGTAAAGTAGGTTATGAAAACCTAACGGTTAAATTTAATAAAGCATAA
- a CDS encoding 2Fe-2S iron-sulfur cluster-binding protein has product MAKITFITQDNESITLEADSGSVMALAVENGVKGIDGDCGGVCSCATCHVHVNPSQVAQAGEASEIEADMLELSDNANEFSRLCCQIEITQDLDGLELTVAN; this is encoded by the coding sequence ATGGCAAAAATTACATTTATTACCCAAGACAACGAAAGTATCACCCTAGAAGCTGATTCAGGCTCTGTAATGGCCCTAGCGGTAGAAAATGGTGTAAAAGGTATTGATGGCGACTGTGGCGGCGTTTGTTCATGTGCAACATGCCATGTACACGTTAACCCTAGCCAAGTAGCCCAAGCTGGCGAAGCCAGTGAAATTGAAGCAGACATGTTAGAGTTATCTGATAACGCTAACGAATTCAGTCGCTTATGCTGTCAAATTGAAATTACACAAGACTTAGATGGTCTAGAACTAACTGTAGCTAACTAA
- a CDS encoding NAD(P)/FAD-dependent oxidoreductase — protein sequence MVVSEEKCIVIGASHAGVNLAFALRKEGWQGEIKLFDADPTLPYHRPPLSKAYLTSDDGIEKNLLKSADSYLKENISLNLGVSITAIDTANKTITTSAGEQHSYTKLVIATGARPFIPPIEGINNASNLYPLRTAADVTNIRQALEQSTSKQVVIIGGGYIGLETAASMKKLGATVTVLEREERILARVTAPIMSEFFQKLHAENGVEVLTQKDVSSIVTSDNKNIVSCSDGSQYPADLIVVGVGIRVNSELAATAGLTIENGIAVDGAARTSDNDIYSIGDCSFHHNPHYDRNIRLESVQNAVDQAKIAAASICGKDVNYDTLPWFWSDQYDVKLQMVGLSQGYNKILVRQEPSEGHKFSVWYFKDDTLLAVDSVNNAKAYVVGTKFIKGGDKVDQAKLVDPEVEFKPANLLV from the coding sequence ATGGTTGTAAGTGAAGAAAAGTGTATTGTCATTGGTGCCAGTCATGCTGGCGTTAATTTAGCATTTGCCCTACGCAAAGAAGGTTGGCAAGGTGAAATCAAATTATTTGATGCAGACCCGACTCTACCTTACCACCGTCCACCATTATCAAAAGCTTATTTGACCAGTGACGATGGCATAGAAAAAAACCTATTAAAATCAGCTGATAGTTATCTAAAAGAAAACATTTCTCTGAATTTAGGCGTATCTATTACCGCGATAGACACAGCGAACAAAACCATCACTACTAGTGCTGGTGAACAACACAGTTATACCAAACTAGTGATTGCCACAGGTGCACGACCTTTTATCCCACCGATTGAAGGAATTAATAATGCTTCTAACTTGTACCCATTGCGTACAGCGGCTGATGTCACTAATATTCGTCAAGCTTTAGAGCAAAGTACCAGCAAACAAGTAGTAATAATTGGTGGTGGTTATATAGGCCTTGAAACCGCAGCTTCTATGAAAAAATTAGGTGCGACAGTCACAGTATTAGAACGTGAAGAACGAATTCTTGCCCGTGTCACCGCGCCTATAATGTCTGAGTTTTTTCAGAAATTGCATGCTGAAAATGGTGTTGAAGTACTAACCCAAAAAGACGTATCTTCAATCGTCACTAGTGATAACAAAAATATTGTCAGTTGTTCTGATGGTAGCCAATACCCAGCCGATCTAATTGTGGTAGGAGTCGGTATTCGAGTGAATAGCGAACTAGCAGCAACAGCAGGCTTAACCATAGAAAACGGTATAGCGGTTGACGGGGCAGCACGTACCAGTGATAACGACATATACTCAATTGGCGATTGTAGTTTTCATCACAACCCCCACTACGACCGTAACATCCGTTTAGAGTCAGTACAAAATGCGGTAGATCAAGCAAAAATAGCTGCAGCTTCTATCTGTGGCAAAGATGTCAATTACGATACTTTACCTTGGTTCTGGTCTGATCAATACGACGTGAAATTACAAATGGTGGGCCTATCTCAAGGCTACAATAAAATATTAGTTCGACAAGAGCCCAGTGAAGGGCATAAATTTTCAGTCTGGTATTTTAAAGACGACACGCTTTTAGCAGTAGACTCAGTCAATAATGCGAAAGCTTATGTAGTAGGTACTAAATTTATAAAAGGTGGAGACAAGGTAGATCAAGCTAAACTTGTTGACCCTGAAGTAGAATTTAAACCTGCTAATTTACTCGTTTAA
- a CDS encoding prepilin-type N-terminal cleavage/methylation domain-containing protein, which produces MAAITPLKINKQSGFTLIELIIVIIILGILAVTAAPKFIDMSGEANIAILKSVGGAIKSSGQLVYAKASIQGLDSTELANVGLDGDGTSDIETRYGYPSGSRNNGISKAMSDDFATDWIWSTNN; this is translated from the coding sequence ATGGCTGCCATCACACCATTGAAAATAAACAAACAAAGTGGATTTACTTTAATTGAATTAATAATCGTCATTATTATTTTGGGTATATTGGCTGTCACTGCCGCTCCCAAATTTATCGATATGAGTGGTGAAGCTAATATAGCAATATTAAAAAGTGTCGGTGGTGCGATTAAATCATCTGGTCAATTAGTCTATGCCAAAGCAAGTATACAAGGGTTGGATAGTACGGAACTTGCCAATGTAGGCTTAGACGGTGACGGAACGTCTGACATAGAAACTAGATATGGCTATCCTAGTGGTTCGCGAAACAATGGTATTTCCAAAGCCATGAGCGATGATTTTGCCACGGATTGGATTTGGTCAACTAACAATTAA
- a CDS encoding alkaline phosphatase D family protein produces MDKNISRRSALKMFAAGVVATGVSSCQTNTKVMTSAIVKTATNPNRDSWHKTHDRVWLGGEYWANPMEDWRVIDGGAECLSRGGNRSVHSLTHQLTYVDQTFSISVQLARLEKHHNDGGAGLRLGVKSELNEYRSNCFVQQGYDLGIKNNDLMLGGNTTPLNIQLDKQAVTLELVGTPQSGAMSLELTAKLSDSGRVIGSLTHLVPASELLGNIALVSNFSIPSVTLEQIPENKLGSRYRFSNWIMQGDALSVHDERKFGPILWTMYSLSDSRAAEGFVMKLSAYTGPIGNKDNQKIELQVQRNNQWISLGKQTINHDGWLATFRIANWSEKQDTPFRVVYLEKHSDGTATPDIYTGNIKANPTSSKLRMAALTCQNDYGFPYEPVAQNVEKLTPDIVFFSGDQIYESHGGFGIVRSPDNLAILNYLRKFYQFGWSFKEVMRNQPTICLPDDHDVLQGNLWGEGGAKMQNIEKDPTASVLGGYIDSARVVNMVHRTTLNHHPDPYDPTPTNGISSYYGEMLYGGVSFAIIADRQWKSGPERIGVAVGETGQDEDPLSYNPAFNPPGLDLLGKRQEDFLVQWGNDWRGHTLKAVLSQTVFAGISTHQPLPNRFLKYDFDSSGWPASARDRAIDVMRDSMALHICGDTHLGSLSQYGVHQQRDSNWAFCTPAISAGWPRWWKPDSMNMPHKNRPAHGLAETGEYKDSFGNKIYVYAVGNPVVGKSGNRYVQAHEKGSGFGFITFDSEKRTYTMQAYKFLVDVTDGKASNQYPGWPVTIHQQENKGNNILS; encoded by the coding sequence ATGGATAAAAACATATCTCGTCGCTCTGCTCTAAAAATGTTTGCTGCCGGTGTGGTAGCAACAGGTGTTTCTAGCTGCCAAACTAATACCAAAGTAATGACATCGGCAATTGTCAAAACCGCGACTAATCCCAACCGTGATAGTTGGCATAAAACTCACGATAGAGTTTGGTTAGGTGGTGAATATTGGGCAAACCCAATGGAAGATTGGCGTGTAATCGATGGTGGTGCAGAATGTTTATCTAGAGGTGGCAATCGAAGTGTTCATTCTCTTACTCATCAACTGACCTATGTAGATCAAACGTTTTCTATTTCTGTACAACTAGCTCGATTGGAAAAGCACCATAATGATGGTGGTGCAGGTCTACGTTTAGGTGTCAAAAGTGAGTTAAATGAATACCGCAGTAATTGTTTTGTGCAACAAGGTTACGATCTGGGGATTAAAAATAATGACCTGATGTTAGGTGGCAATACTACACCTTTAAACATACAACTCGATAAACAAGCTGTCACATTAGAATTAGTCGGCACACCTCAATCAGGTGCAATGTCATTAGAACTTACAGCAAAACTAAGTGACTCTGGTAGAGTGATTGGCAGTTTAACTCACTTGGTACCGGCCTCAGAGTTATTAGGTAATATTGCCCTAGTGAGTAATTTTTCAATCCCATCAGTGACCCTAGAACAAATCCCAGAAAACAAATTAGGTAGTCGATATCGTTTTAGTAATTGGATTATGCAAGGTGATGCATTATCGGTTCATGATGAGCGAAAATTTGGTCCTATTCTCTGGACCATGTATTCCCTAAGTGATTCCCGAGCAGCTGAAGGTTTTGTAATGAAACTAAGCGCTTATACAGGTCCAATAGGCAATAAAGACAATCAAAAAATTGAGCTACAGGTTCAACGCAATAACCAATGGATATCACTTGGTAAACAAACTATCAATCATGATGGCTGGTTAGCAACATTCCGGATTGCCAACTGGAGCGAAAAACAAGACACCCCATTCAGAGTGGTATACCTTGAAAAACATTCAGATGGTACAGCAACACCAGACATATATACGGGCAATATAAAAGCTAACCCTACTAGTAGCAAGCTACGTATGGCCGCCCTAACCTGCCAAAATGACTATGGATTCCCCTATGAACCTGTTGCGCAAAATGTCGAGAAACTAACCCCAGATATTGTATTTTTCTCCGGAGACCAAATTTATGAAAGTCATGGTGGTTTCGGTATTGTGCGGAGTCCTGACAACTTAGCTATCCTCAACTATTTGCGCAAGTTCTATCAATTTGGTTGGTCTTTTAAAGAAGTCATGCGTAATCAACCGACTATTTGTTTACCCGACGATCACGATGTTCTACAAGGTAACTTGTGGGGTGAAGGTGGCGCCAAAATGCAAAATATAGAGAAAGATCCCACTGCAAGTGTGTTAGGCGGTTATATAGACTCTGCGCGCGTGGTAAACATGGTACATAGAACTACACTTAATCATCACCCTGATCCCTACGATCCAACCCCAACAAATGGTATAAGCTCATATTATGGCGAGATGTTATATGGCGGAGTGAGTTTTGCCATCATAGCTGACAGACAGTGGAAGAGCGGCCCTGAGCGTATTGGTGTGGCTGTGGGAGAAACCGGTCAGGATGAAGATCCTCTATCTTATAACCCTGCATTTAATCCACCGGGATTAGATTTGTTAGGTAAACGTCAAGAAGACTTTCTGGTTCAATGGGGGAATGATTGGCGTGGACACACTTTAAAAGCAGTATTAAGCCAAACTGTATTCGCCGGAATTTCTACTCACCAACCTTTACCTAACCGTTTCTTAAAATACGATTTTGATTCAAGTGGTTGGCCGGCATCAGCCCGAGACCGCGCAATAGATGTCATGCGCGACTCTATGGCACTACACATTTGCGGCGATACACATTTAGGTTCGTTATCACAATATGGAGTGCATCAACAAAGAGATAGTAACTGGGCCTTTTGTACCCCAGCCATTTCAGCAGGATGGCCACGTTGGTGGAAACCTGACTCTATGAATATGCCTCATAAAAACCGTCCAGCTCACGGCTTAGCTGAAACAGGTGAATATAAAGATAGTTTTGGCAATAAGATTTATGTCTATGCGGTCGGTAATCCAGTGGTAGGTAAATCAGGTAATCGATATGTTCAAGCCCATGAAAAAGGCAGTGGTTTTGGTTTTATCACCTTTGATTCTGAAAAACGTACTTACACAATGCAAGCTTATAAATTCTTAGTGGACGTAACTGATGGTAAAGCAAGCAACCAATATCCAGGTTGGCCTGTCACTATTCATCAACAAGAAAACAAAGGTAATAATATTCTAAGTTAA